From Halobacillus sp. Marseille-Q1614, the proteins below share one genomic window:
- a CDS encoding ABC transporter substrate-binding protein has translation MKKLWILLLFISLTVLAACGGGGEEESSEEESGGGEENRSVTIEDANGEKTIEGTPKRVVVLEWSYAEEIQALGMEPVGVADLDSYGDWVDVGKPFSESVEDVGTRQEPNLEAIARLDPDLIVGVNFRHEAIQEDLEEIAPTVMFAPYSEESAQNQFDSMLKEFNTLAKIVDKEKEAEQAINNMEQTFEEQRARLEEAGKEGMNYVITQAFTAQNTPTLRLFTDNSMVANIMNELGMSNDYESDKLEIYGYTETTVETLQNYQDTNFFYIVQDSDNIFETQLAGNPVWEELNFVQEDRMYKMPGSTWTFGGPLSAEVLAEQVVNSAVEKEE, from the coding sequence ATGAAGAAATTATGGATTTTATTACTTTTCATCTCACTAACTGTATTGGCTGCCTGCGGAGGCGGAGGAGAAGAAGAGTCAAGTGAAGAAGAAAGCGGAGGCGGGGAAGAGAATCGTTCCGTAACTATTGAAGATGCGAATGGGGAAAAGACCATTGAAGGAACACCAAAAAGAGTCGTTGTTTTAGAATGGTCTTATGCTGAGGAGATTCAGGCGCTAGGCATGGAACCGGTAGGAGTTGCCGATCTTGATTCTTATGGCGACTGGGTGGATGTCGGAAAGCCATTCAGCGAATCGGTTGAGGATGTAGGGACTCGTCAGGAGCCTAACCTAGAAGCGATTGCCCGCTTAGATCCAGATTTAATTGTTGGTGTTAACTTCCGTCACGAAGCGATTCAAGAAGATCTGGAAGAAATCGCTCCGACTGTAATGTTTGCTCCTTACTCTGAAGAGAGTGCTCAAAACCAATTCGACAGCATGCTTAAGGAATTCAATACACTTGCAAAAATCGTAGATAAAGAAAAAGAAGCTGAACAGGCTATTAATAATATGGAGCAGACATTTGAAGAGCAGCGTGCGCGTTTAGAGGAAGCCGGAAAAGAAGGCATGAATTACGTTATAACCCAGGCATTTACTGCTCAGAACACGCCGACCTTAAGGTTGTTCACTGACAACTCAATGGTTGCTAATATTATGAACGAACTCGGAATGAGTAACGATTATGAATCAGATAAGCTTGAGATTTACGGTTATACAGAAACAACAGTTGAAACACTTCAAAACTATCAGGATACGAACTTTTTCTACATCGTACAGGATTCTGACAATATCTTTGAAACTCAGCTGGCTGGAAACCCTGTATGGGAAGAACTGAATTTCGTACAGGAAGACCGCATGTACAAGATGCCGGGATCTACTTGGACGTTTGGCGGACCGCTTTCAGCCGAAGTACTTGCTGAACAAGTCGTTAACTCTGCCGTAGAAAAAGAGGAATAA
- the ilvA gene encoding threonine ammonia-lyase, translating into MNMKQKKPNKTKTRSEDVGDFLTLAKVFEAKEQLNDVVHQTPFKTSETFNQFAGQQVYLKMENQQKTGAFKVRGASFKVSQLTEEEAHCGVIAASAGNHAQGVALAAAKRGIPAQIFMPEGTPQAKVQATEAYGAKTVLTGESFQEAYMAAMKEQERCGATFVHPFDDVDVMAGQATVAIEMLQEQPDLDTIVVPIGGGGLIAGMAYAAKQLKPDIRIVGVQSEKAPSTYNSFYKCGPKKLTSVATIADGIAVKQHGTKTFHYIRKFVDEIVTVEEQQIANSILHLLEREKTLVEGAGATALAAVLAKKPALAGKKCGVVVSGGNMDLTRLPHVQQLALTKRMITTV; encoded by the coding sequence ATCAATATGAAACAGAAAAAGCCAAATAAAACAAAAACAAGGAGTGAAGACGTTGGGGATTTCTTAACGCTAGCTAAAGTCTTTGAAGCCAAAGAACAATTAAACGATGTGGTACATCAGACACCGTTTAAAACCTCTGAAACATTTAATCAGTTTGCAGGACAGCAAGTTTACTTGAAGATGGAGAACCAGCAAAAAACAGGTGCCTTTAAAGTAAGAGGAGCTTCCTTCAAAGTTTCCCAGCTGACTGAGGAAGAAGCTCATTGCGGCGTCATTGCTGCTTCTGCAGGGAACCACGCACAAGGTGTCGCCTTAGCGGCTGCCAAGCGCGGCATACCTGCTCAAATCTTTATGCCGGAGGGGACTCCCCAGGCTAAAGTCCAGGCTACCGAAGCTTATGGAGCCAAAACCGTACTGACAGGTGAATCTTTTCAGGAAGCTTATATGGCGGCTATGAAGGAACAGGAACGCTGTGGAGCAACGTTCGTGCATCCATTTGATGATGTGGATGTAATGGCCGGACAGGCAACTGTAGCGATTGAGATGCTGCAGGAGCAGCCGGACCTTGATACGATCGTTGTGCCAATCGGCGGCGGAGGGCTGATTGCCGGAATGGCTTATGCGGCCAAGCAGTTAAAGCCTGATATCAGGATCGTTGGTGTTCAATCTGAAAAAGCACCATCCACTTATAATTCATTTTATAAGTGCGGTCCGAAGAAGCTGACATCTGTGGCTACAATCGCTGATGGAATTGCGGTGAAACAGCATGGAACGAAAACCTTCCATTATATTCGCAAATTCGTTGACGAGATTGTAACCGTGGAGGAACAGCAGATCGCTAATTCCATCCTTCATCTGCTTGAACGAGAAAAGACGCTTGTAGAAGGAGCGGGCGCTACGGCTCTGGCAGCAGTTTTAGCTAAAAAGCCAGCTTTAGCCGGGAAGAAATGCGGTGTTGTTGTAAGTGGTGGAAATATGGATTTAACCCGATTACCACACGTTCAACAGCTAGCTTTAACAAAAAGAATGATCACAACCGTTTAA
- the leuD gene encoding 3-isopropylmalate dehydratase small subunit, which produces MEPIKEHKGIIYPLDRSNVDTDQIIPKQFLKRIERQGFGQFLFYNWRFNDDGSPKEDFSLNDPMYKEATIIVAGENFGCGSSREHAPWAIQDYGFRVVIAPSFADIFYNNCFKNGILPIVLPKNEVNELLNLASKEQVTLSVDLVEQKVTSDHGLISAFDIQPYHRDMLLNGWDEISVTLNDAEAIDQYETEKAK; this is translated from the coding sequence ATGGAACCAATTAAAGAGCACAAAGGCATCATTTACCCGCTCGACCGTTCGAATGTAGACACAGACCAGATTATCCCAAAGCAGTTTTTAAAAAGAATCGAGCGGCAGGGATTTGGACAGTTTCTATTTTACAACTGGAGATTTAATGATGATGGTTCACCAAAAGAAGATTTTTCATTAAATGATCCGATGTATAAAGAAGCTACAATTATTGTAGCCGGTGAAAACTTCGGCTGCGGATCGTCCCGGGAGCATGCACCGTGGGCAATTCAGGATTACGGTTTTAGAGTCGTGATCGCACCGAGCTTTGCTGATATTTTTTATAACAATTGCTTTAAAAATGGAATACTTCCAATCGTATTGCCCAAGAATGAAGTAAATGAACTGCTGAACCTGGCGTCGAAGGAACAGGTAACACTGAGTGTCGACCTCGTTGAGCAGAAGGTAACCAGTGATCATGGTTTAATATCAGCATTTGATATTCAACCTTATCATAGAGATATGTTACTAAATGGCTGGGATGAGATATCTGTGACGTTGAATGATGCTGAAGCCATAGATCAATATGAAACAGAAAAAGCCAAATAA
- the leuC gene encoding 3-isopropylmalate dehydratase large subunit: MGRPKTIIEKLWDQHVIKQEENKPALIYIDLHLVHEVTSPQAFEGLRMKNRKVRRPDRTFATVDHNVPTMHRHIIKDQIAKKQMDTLKENCEEFGIRLADIDHPDQGIVHVIGPQLGLTQPGKTIVCGDSHTSTHGAFGALAFGIGTSEVEHVLATQSLWQAPPKTLQVKVDGTLGTGVTAKDLILAIIAKFGVRFGTGYVIEYTGEAIRNLSMDERMTVCNMSIEAGARAGLISPDETTVEYLRGKRYVPQGEAFEEAAYEWLALATDEGAQYDETVEINAAEVEPQVTWGTNPSQCVPVGASTPDPAESDDPQEQDSIQRALDYMGLEANQQIESIPVEHVFIGSCTNSRISDLRKAAKIVQGGKVHEGVRAMVVPGSYSVKEQAEAEGLDTIFITAGFEWREAGCSMCLAMNDDIVPPGERCASTSNRNFEGRQGNGARTHLVSPEMAAAAALEGSFVDVRKYGATVGG, translated from the coding sequence ATGGGGCGGCCGAAAACGATTATTGAGAAATTGTGGGATCAACACGTTATCAAACAAGAAGAGAATAAACCTGCCTTAATTTATATCGATTTGCATCTTGTGCACGAAGTGACATCTCCTCAGGCGTTTGAAGGACTGCGGATGAAGAATCGAAAAGTCCGCCGTCCGGATCGAACGTTTGCTACGGTTGATCACAACGTGCCGACGATGCATCGCCATATCATTAAAGATCAAATAGCGAAAAAGCAGATGGATACCCTAAAAGAGAACTGTGAGGAGTTTGGCATCCGCCTGGCGGATATCGATCATCCTGATCAAGGAATCGTTCACGTCATCGGCCCGCAGCTTGGGCTGACCCAGCCGGGCAAAACTATTGTCTGCGGCGACAGTCACACGTCCACACACGGAGCATTTGGTGCGCTGGCTTTTGGAATAGGTACGAGTGAAGTGGAGCATGTGCTTGCCACTCAGTCTCTCTGGCAGGCTCCTCCGAAAACATTGCAAGTTAAAGTTGATGGAACATTGGGTACAGGAGTAACAGCCAAAGATTTAATCTTGGCCATTATAGCGAAGTTCGGCGTCCGTTTCGGTACAGGGTATGTGATTGAGTATACAGGTGAAGCCATTCGCAACTTGTCAATGGATGAGCGCATGACTGTATGCAACATGTCAATTGAAGCGGGAGCCCGTGCCGGATTGATCAGCCCGGATGAAACAACAGTGGAATATTTGCGCGGCAAGCGTTACGTCCCTCAAGGGGAAGCTTTTGAAGAAGCAGCTTATGAATGGCTCGCACTTGCAACAGACGAGGGAGCTCAATATGACGAAACCGTTGAGATTAATGCAGCGGAAGTTGAGCCGCAGGTCACATGGGGAACAAACCCATCCCAGTGTGTGCCAGTCGGGGCTTCTACGCCAGACCCTGCTGAGAGTGACGACCCTCAGGAGCAAGACAGCATTCAGCGTGCTCTTGACTATATGGGTCTTGAAGCTAATCAACAAATTGAATCCATTCCAGTGGAACATGTATTTATCGGTTCCTGTACGAATTCAAGAATCAGTGACCTTCGCAAGGCAGCGAAAATCGTACAGGGCGGCAAAGTTCATGAAGGAGTAAGAGCAATGGTTGTACCTGGGTCTTACTCAGTGAAAGAACAGGCTGAAGCAGAAGGCCTGGACACGATTTTCATTACGGCCGGTTTTGAATGGAGAGAAGCCGGATGCAGCATGTGCCTGGCGATGAACGATGATATTGTTCCCCCGGGTGAGCGATGTGCTTCCACATCGAATAGAAACTTTGAAGGACGACAGGGAAACGGGGCCAGAACTCACCTTGTAAGTCCGGAGATGGCAGCGGCTGCTGCTTTAGAAGGATCGTTTGTAGATGTAAGAAAATACGGCGCGACGGTAGGAGGGTAA
- the leuB gene encoding 3-isopropylmalate dehydrogenase: MEKHIVILPGDGIGPEVTKGAKGVLETVAERFGHTFTFETHNIGGAAIDKQGTPLPEETVEACRKSDGILLGAVGGPKWDNLPGEQRPEKGLLGIRKQLGLFANLRPVKGFDSLLHSSPLKHEVVAGSDLLIVRELTGGLYFGEPRERRNDGQEVVDTLFYTRKEIERIVEKAFESAQVRSKRLTSVDKANVLESSRMWREVVEEKKNNYPDVEVEHMLVDAAAMKLVTNPGYFDVIVTENMFGDILSDEASVLTGSLGMLPSASVRQDGLGLYEPVHGSAPDIAGQDKANPLATILSAAMMLRYSFGMTEEADEIESAVQSVLNEKYHTADLQVKGGTVVSGSQLAKRVSEQISEKVTTENIMSCYV; this comes from the coding sequence ATGGAAAAGCATATCGTTATACTGCCTGGAGATGGCATTGGTCCTGAAGTGACCAAAGGAGCTAAAGGTGTTCTTGAAACAGTTGCTGAACGATTTGGTCATACGTTTACTTTTGAAACACACAACATCGGCGGGGCTGCCATTGATAAGCAGGGAACTCCTCTTCCGGAAGAAACCGTTGAAGCCTGCCGTAAATCCGACGGCATTTTGCTTGGTGCGGTAGGAGGACCAAAGTGGGATAATCTTCCCGGCGAGCAGCGTCCGGAAAAAGGACTGCTTGGGATTCGTAAACAGCTTGGGCTGTTCGCGAATCTTAGACCGGTTAAAGGGTTTGACTCGCTGCTTCACTCCTCACCGCTTAAGCATGAAGTCGTAGCGGGAAGTGATTTGCTGATCGTCCGCGAGCTTACCGGAGGCCTTTATTTCGGCGAACCGCGTGAACGCAGGAATGACGGGCAGGAAGTTGTCGATACGCTTTTCTATACAAGAAAAGAAATCGAGCGAATTGTAGAAAAAGCTTTTGAAAGTGCTCAAGTCCGCAGCAAACGCCTTACTTCCGTCGATAAAGCAAACGTCCTTGAATCAAGCCGAATGTGGCGCGAAGTTGTCGAAGAGAAGAAGAACAATTATCCTGATGTTGAAGTGGAGCATATGCTTGTCGATGCAGCGGCTATGAAGCTTGTAACAAACCCTGGATACTTTGATGTAATCGTTACGGAAAACATGTTTGGCGATATTTTAAGTGATGAAGCATCTGTTCTGACAGGTTCCTTAGGAATGCTTCCTTCTGCCAGCGTACGCCAGGATGGACTTGGTTTATATGAACCGGTACACGGTTCAGCACCTGACATCGCCGGTCAGGATAAAGCCAATCCATTAGCAACGATTTTATCTGCTGCCATGATGCTGCGTTACTCCTTTGGAATGACAGAGGAAGCCGATGAAATTGAGTCAGCCGTTCAGTCTGTATTGAATGAAAAGTACCATACGGCAGACTTACAGGTAAAAGGCGGCACAGTCGTAAGCGGCAGTCAATTAGCGAAAAGAGTTTCAGAACAGATTTCAGAAAAAGTCACGACAGAAAATATAATGAGCTGTTATGTATAA
- a CDS encoding 2-isopropylmalate synthase, translated as MARVNVFDTTLRDGEQSAGVNLNRLEKIEIAKQLERLGVDIMEAGFPASSQEDFEAVKAIAETVRNCSVTGLARSFKSDIDAAWDALKGGAHPRLHVFLATSPIHMTHKLKKTPEEVVQIAVESVAYAKERFPVVQWSAEDATRSDYDFLVHIIEKVIDAGADVINLPDTVGYTTPDEYAKLFKYVRENVPNIDGVVLSAHCHDDLGMAVSNSLSAIEAGAGQIEGTINGIGERAGNAALEEVSVALEIRKDRYHNQTGLVLKEIKRTSDLVSKLTGMQVPGNKAVVGRNAFAHESGIHQDGVLKEATTYEIITPNMVGIESNNLVLGKHSGRHAFKQKAESFGFELSEAKLKEAFQTFKNLTGKKKEVTDDDLFAILTDKQTENEDVPKYELKAFQVQYGSINRPTATILLTRPDGEEVEKAGTGEGSVEAIYNTLDELLEEEVHLQDYQLNSIGKGRDALAEVYVQLTVNGRTTSGRGSAQDVLEASAHAFLNAVNRTLYMSQPSELKKEVQL; from the coding sequence ATGGCTCGCGTTAATGTTTTTGACACAACCCTTAGAGACGGAGAACAGTCAGCCGGCGTAAACTTGAATCGTCTTGAAAAGATTGAGATTGCCAAGCAGCTTGAACGCCTGGGAGTGGACATTATGGAAGCAGGGTTTCCTGCTTCCTCCCAGGAAGATTTTGAAGCAGTAAAGGCGATCGCTGAAACAGTAAGGAACTGTTCAGTGACAGGGCTGGCCAGATCTTTCAAAAGTGATATCGATGCTGCCTGGGACGCTCTTAAAGGTGGCGCTCACCCAAGGCTGCACGTATTCTTGGCTACTTCACCGATTCACATGACTCACAAGCTTAAGAAAACACCGGAGGAAGTCGTCCAGATCGCGGTAGAATCTGTGGCGTATGCTAAGGAAAGATTTCCGGTTGTCCAATGGTCGGCAGAAGATGCGACGAGATCTGATTACGACTTTCTTGTCCACATTATTGAAAAAGTGATTGATGCTGGAGCTGACGTCATTAACCTGCCGGATACAGTAGGTTATACCACTCCGGATGAATACGCAAAACTTTTTAAATATGTAAGAGAAAATGTTCCAAACATTGATGGAGTTGTCCTTTCTGCTCACTGCCATGATGATCTTGGAATGGCCGTCAGCAACTCTCTATCAGCGATCGAAGCGGGAGCCGGCCAAATCGAAGGGACGATTAACGGTATCGGCGAACGTGCCGGAAATGCGGCCCTAGAAGAAGTTTCGGTTGCTCTTGAGATTCGTAAAGACCGCTACCATAATCAGACAGGGTTGGTTCTAAAAGAAATTAAGCGCACGAGCGATCTAGTCAGCAAGCTGACAGGGATGCAGGTGCCGGGCAACAAAGCGGTTGTCGGCCGTAACGCTTTTGCTCACGAATCTGGTATTCACCAGGATGGCGTGCTCAAAGAAGCAACCACTTATGAAATCATTACACCAAATATGGTAGGAATTGAATCTAATAATCTCGTATTAGGGAAGCACTCCGGCCGGCATGCCTTTAAGCAAAAAGCAGAATCATTTGGTTTTGAACTGTCAGAAGCAAAGCTGAAGGAAGCCTTCCAGACCTTTAAGAACTTAACAGGCAAGAAGAAGGAAGTCACGGATGATGATCTGTTCGCGATTCTGACTGATAAGCAGACAGAGAACGAAGATGTTCCTAAATATGAGCTTAAGGCTTTCCAAGTTCAATATGGCAGCATTAACCGTCCAACAGCTACGATTCTATTAACTCGTCCAGACGGTGAAGAAGTTGAAAAAGCGGGTACAGGTGAAGGAAGCGTTGAGGCGATCTACAACACACTTGATGAACTTCTTGAAGAGGAAGTCCACTTGCAGGATTATCAGCTCAATTCAATTGGTAAAGGAAGAGACGCGCTCGCTGAAGTTTATGTTCAGTTGACCGTTAACGGCCGCACAACATCAGGCCGCGGATCTGCCCAGGACGTCCTCGAAGCTTCGGCTCATGCTTTCTTAAATGCCGTAAACCGAACGCTTTATATGTCACAGCCGAGTGAATTAAAAAAAGAAGTACAACTATAA
- the ilvC gene encoding ketol-acid reductoisomerase, translating to MAKVYYHNDIKEEVLQNKKVAVVGYGSQGHAHAQNLKESGFDVVVGLRKGKSWDKAEEDGQDVKSVADAVAEADVVMVLLPDEYQPKVYEAEIKPNLKAGAALAFAHGFNVHFNQVVPPSDVDVFLVAPKGPGHLVRRTFEEGAGVPALFGVEQDVTGEAREIALAYAKGIGGGRAGVLETSFQEETETDLFGEQAVLCGGLTSLVKAGFETLTEAGYQPEVAYFECLHELKLIVDLMYEGGLEGMRYSISDTAQWGDFVSGPRVINEETKARMKDVLSDIQTGKFAKGWIMENQVNRPEFNATNALENNHQIEKVGRELRELMPFVKKSQSKEKDVVSHGSR from the coding sequence ATGGCTAAAGTTTATTATCACAACGATATCAAAGAAGAGGTACTACAAAATAAAAAGGTTGCAGTGGTAGGTTACGGTTCTCAAGGCCACGCCCACGCACAGAACTTAAAAGAAAGCGGATTTGACGTAGTCGTTGGACTTCGAAAAGGAAAGTCATGGGATAAAGCGGAAGAAGACGGCCAGGACGTTAAAAGTGTAGCAGACGCAGTGGCTGAAGCAGATGTTGTAATGGTGCTGCTTCCAGATGAGTATCAGCCGAAAGTCTATGAAGCTGAAATCAAACCAAATCTAAAAGCGGGTGCTGCTCTTGCATTCGCGCACGGGTTTAACGTTCACTTTAACCAGGTTGTCCCTCCAAGCGATGTAGATGTTTTCCTTGTAGCACCAAAAGGACCAGGACACCTTGTCCGCCGTACGTTCGAAGAAGGAGCAGGCGTTCCGGCACTATTCGGTGTTGAACAGGACGTAACAGGAGAAGCACGAGAAATCGCTCTTGCTTACGCGAAAGGAATCGGCGGAGGACGTGCAGGCGTACTTGAAACTTCCTTCCAGGAAGAAACGGAAACGGATCTATTCGGTGAGCAGGCAGTCCTTTGCGGAGGGTTAACAAGCCTCGTTAAAGCAGGTTTTGAAACATTGACAGAAGCTGGCTATCAGCCGGAAGTTGCTTACTTCGAATGTCTGCACGAATTAAAACTAATCGTTGATCTTATGTACGAAGGCGGATTAGAAGGCATGCGCTACTCTATCTCTGATACAGCTCAGTGGGGCGACTTCGTATCCGGACCGCGTGTCATTAACGAAGAAACGAAAGCCCGCATGAAAGATGTTCTTTCTGACATTCAAACAGGTAAATTCGCTAAAGGATGGATCATGGAAAACCAGGTGAATCGTCCAGAATTCAACGCTACGAACGCACTTGAAAACAATCATCAAATCGAGAAGGTGGGTAGAGAGTTACGTGAGTTAATGCCTTTCGTTAAGAAATCTCAATCAAAAGAAAAGGATGTGGTCTCACATGGCTCGCGTTAA
- the ilvN gene encoding acetolactate synthase small subunit, whose translation MKRIVTATVHNRSGVLNRVTGLLAKRQFNIESISVGRTETEGVSKMTFVVEVEDERKLEQLTKQLNKQIDVLKVSDITDKAIVARELAMVKVISNPQIRTEIQGIIEPFRATVIDVSRESMTVQVTGNSDKVDALIDLLRPYGIKELARTGLTAFTRGHQPQVAEIKSYSLLK comes from the coding sequence ATGAAACGCATTGTCACAGCAACGGTTCATAACCGTAGCGGAGTTTTAAACCGGGTAACCGGACTTCTTGCCAAGCGGCAGTTCAACATTGAAAGTATTTCAGTCGGCCGTACGGAAACAGAAGGAGTTTCCAAAATGACGTTTGTTGTAGAAGTAGAAGATGAGCGGAAGCTTGAACAGCTTACCAAACAGCTCAACAAGCAGATCGACGTACTGAAGGTATCTGACATTACCGATAAAGCCATCGTGGCAAGAGAGCTGGCGATGGTGAAGGTCATCAGCAACCCGCAGATTCGAACAGAAATCCAGGGGATCATTGAACCGTTCAGAGCAACAGTCATCGATGTCAGCCGTGAAAGCATGACGGTTCAGGTTACAGGTAATTCTGACAAGGTGGATGCACTGATCGATCTGCTTCGGCCTTATGGAATTAAAGAGCTGGCCCGAACAGGATTAACGGCCTTTACGAGAGGCCATCAGCCACAGGTAGCAGAAATTAAATCATACTCATTACTCAAATAA
- the ilvB gene encoding biosynthetic-type acetolactate synthase large subunit, producing the protein MKAEATQKVKTTPRTGADLLVDSLVEQGVDTLFGYPGGAVLPIYDAIYRAGESFDHVLPRHEQGAIHAAEGYARVSGKPGVVIGTSGPGATNLITGIADAMMDSLPVVIFTGQVAKGVIGTDAFQESDVMGITTPITKHNYQVQQIEELPRVVKEAFHIATTGRPGPVVVDIPKDISSTVHEAEVESDFHLPGYQPTIKPNPLQINKLHEALLQAKKPVILSGAGVIHSKGSEDMRQFAKNYQVPVVTTLLGLGSFPGSDELSLGMGGMHGTYAANMALYECDLLINIGARFDDRLTGNLKHFAPNAKIAHVDIDPAEIGKNVPTAIPIVSDAKAALEALNNRSISALDHQEWLEKTNQNKVEYPLWHDDQEDQISPQWLMKKVHAYTSGKSIVTTDVGQHQMWAAQYYSFHQPNKWVTSGGLGTMGFGFPAAIGAQLADPEASVVSIVGDGGFQMTMQELSLLQERDIPVKVIIVNNQALGMVRQWQEKFYEGRYSHSLAQSQPDFVKLAESYNIQGYKLETKEDIERILPDVLNNSHPAVIDCRVAPMENVYPMIAPGKGLHEMIGVTR; encoded by the coding sequence ATGAAGGCTGAAGCAACTCAGAAGGTTAAGACGACGCCGCGTACGGGTGCTGATCTGTTAGTGGATTCTTTGGTAGAGCAGGGTGTTGATACTTTATTTGGTTATCCAGGAGGAGCAGTCCTGCCGATTTACGACGCGATCTACCGTGCCGGTGAATCATTTGATCATGTCCTTCCACGGCATGAGCAAGGAGCGATTCACGCGGCAGAAGGATATGCAAGAGTGTCTGGCAAGCCGGGCGTCGTAATCGGAACCTCTGGGCCGGGTGCAACAAACTTAATTACAGGTATCGCTGATGCCATGATGGATTCGCTGCCTGTCGTTATTTTTACAGGGCAAGTCGCCAAAGGAGTCATCGGAACAGACGCTTTTCAGGAATCAGACGTTATGGGGATCACAACACCAATTACGAAACACAATTACCAGGTACAGCAAATTGAAGAGCTGCCTCGTGTAGTCAAGGAAGCTTTTCACATTGCAACAACCGGGCGTCCCGGACCTGTAGTTGTAGATATTCCAAAAGATATTTCGTCGACTGTTCATGAAGCGGAAGTGGAATCCGATTTCCATCTCCCTGGCTACCAGCCGACGATTAAACCTAATCCCTTACAGATCAATAAATTGCATGAAGCCTTGCTGCAGGCAAAAAAACCGGTCATATTATCCGGAGCAGGCGTCATTCATTCTAAAGGTTCAGAAGACATGCGGCAGTTCGCTAAAAATTATCAAGTTCCGGTTGTAACAACTTTGCTCGGACTGGGAAGTTTCCCCGGAAGTGATGAGCTGTCTCTTGGAATGGGAGGCATGCACGGGACTTATGCAGCCAATATGGCGCTGTATGAATGTGACCTTCTCATCAATATCGGAGCCCGGTTTGATGACCGTCTAACAGGCAACTTAAAGCATTTTGCGCCAAACGCGAAAATCGCCCATGTTGATATCGATCCTGCTGAAATTGGAAAGAACGTACCGACAGCTATTCCGATCGTATCAGATGCCAAAGCAGCCTTAGAGGCGTTAAACAATCGAAGCATCAGTGCTTTAGACCATCAGGAATGGCTGGAAAAAACAAACCAAAATAAAGTGGAATATCCGCTGTGGCATGACGATCAAGAAGATCAGATCTCCCCACAGTGGCTCATGAAAAAAGTCCACGCTTATACAAGCGGTAAATCAATCGTAACGACAGATGTCGGACAGCATCAGATGTGGGCCGCTCAGTATTACAGCTTCCACCAGCCGAACAAATGGGTAACATCCGGCGGTTTAGGAACAATGGGATTTGGGTTCCCTGCAGCGATTGGTGCTCAGCTGGCCGATCCGGAAGCAAGCGTAGTTTCCATCGTAGGAGACGGCGGCTTCCAAATGACGATGCAGGAGCTTTCCTTACTTCAGGAAAGAGACATTCCTGTAAAAGTAATCATCGTCAACAACCAGGCGTTAGGAATGGTTAGACAATGGCAGGAGAAATTTTATGAGGGGCGTTATTCTCATTCACTTGCCCAGTCTCAGCCGGATTTTGTGAAATTAGCCGAAAGCTACAATATTCAAGGCTACAAACTCGAAACGAAAGAGGATATCGAAAGAATTCTCCCGGATGTGTTAAATAATTCTCATCCAGCTGTCATCGATTGCCGGGTAGCACCAATGGAAAATGTATATCCAATGATTGCTCCAGGTAAAGGACTACACGAAATGATTGGGGTGACACGATGA